From Acidovorax sp. FHTAMBA, one genomic window encodes:
- a CDS encoding type II toxin-antitoxin system HipA family toxin has protein sequence MQLSVYVLGREVATLEQSGDFKSVLTYHPHVAADDFVSLTMPVRLESYVWDDQLPPVLQMNLPEGYLLQVLQEQFGPHIGASPIALLSVIGRNMVGRLQVAAPGAQLNEPAQPIEVAALLKGDNSEAAFAALVRQHATSGVSGVVPKFLDAQTTAASYQAETSPRTVQAEPVEALHPLRAPLAPHQKASLTTRRHIIKGSSAQLPYVALNEHLCMQVARSVMPAAQTEVSDDGQALVVHRFDVDEHGQPLWGMEDFCSLLGLRPAAKYDTTWERIAKAVRDHVPGAQRLATFRQLATTLLLTHALRNADCHAKNLALLYTSRANAHLSPAYDMLTTSVYPGFQHNPPAIDFMGKRTWAPGKNLQKFIAATFGIQPKEQQHMVQAISDAVADVAPQVRQAMAQHPGFEDIGKRMLMAWAEGVQGLRDARVYVVGEWNAGAAFEGFSAPPKLVSP, from the coding sequence ATGCAGTTGTCCGTCTACGTGCTGGGCCGCGAAGTGGCCACGCTGGAACAGTCCGGCGACTTCAAAAGCGTGCTCACCTACCACCCGCACGTCGCCGCAGACGATTTTGTCTCCCTCACCATGCCCGTGCGGCTGGAAAGCTACGTGTGGGACGACCAGCTCCCGCCCGTGCTGCAAATGAACCTGCCCGAGGGCTACCTGCTGCAGGTGCTGCAAGAACAGTTTGGCCCGCACATCGGTGCCAGCCCCATCGCCCTGCTGTCGGTCATCGGCCGCAACATGGTGGGTCGCCTGCAGGTAGCTGCGCCCGGCGCGCAGCTCAACGAACCCGCCCAGCCCATCGAAGTGGCCGCGCTGCTTAAAGGCGACAACTCCGAAGCCGCCTTCGCCGCGCTGGTGCGCCAGCACGCCACCAGCGGCGTATCGGGCGTGGTGCCCAAGTTTCTGGACGCGCAAACCACCGCCGCGTCCTATCAGGCCGAAACCTCACCCCGAACCGTTCAGGCTGAGCCTGTCGAAGCCCTACACCCACTCCGCGCTCCACTCGCCCCCCACCAAAAAGCCAGCCTCACCACCCGCCGCCACATCATCAAAGGCTCCAGTGCCCAGCTGCCCTACGTTGCGCTCAACGAGCACCTGTGCATGCAGGTGGCCCGCAGCGTCATGCCCGCCGCCCAAACCGAAGTGTCGGACGACGGCCAGGCCCTGGTGGTGCACCGCTTTGATGTGGACGAACACGGCCAGCCGCTGTGGGGCATGGAAGACTTTTGCAGCCTTCTCGGCCTGCGCCCCGCCGCCAAATACGACACCACCTGGGAGCGCATCGCCAAAGCCGTGCGCGACCACGTGCCCGGCGCACAGCGGCTGGCCACCTTTCGCCAGCTGGCCACCACCTTGCTGCTGACGCATGCGCTGCGCAACGCCGACTGCCACGCCAAAAACCTGGCCCTGCTCTACACCAGCCGGGCCAACGCCCACCTGTCACCCGCTTACGACATGCTCACCACCAGCGTGTACCCAGGCTTTCAGCACAACCCGCCCGCTATCGACTTCATGGGCAAACGCACCTGGGCGCCCGGCAAAAACCTGCAAAAGTTCATCGCCGCCACCTTTGGCATCCAGCCCAAAGAGCAACAGCACATGGTGCAAGCCATCAGCGACGCCGTGGCCGATGTGGCGCCCCAGGTGCGCCAGGCCATGGCGCAGCACCCCGGGTTTGAAGACATTGGCAAACGCATGCTGATGGCCTGGGCTGAAGGCGTGCAGGGCCTGCGCGATGCGCGGGTGTATGTGGTGGGGGAGTGGAATGCGGGGGCGGCGTTTGAGGGGTTTTCAGCGCCGCCCAAACTGGTGAGCCCATAA
- a CDS encoding helix-turn-helix transcriptional regulator: MQTLQELGEAVATRRKLLGLKQGEVAAQAGVTAESLSRFERGRSAEFGSRKLLAVLAVLGAELDIVVQGQAGNLDELRRERAQTPAPRAASAPGTFNTSESR; this comes from the coding sequence TTGCAAACCCTTCAAGAACTCGGCGAAGCGGTCGCCACACGCCGCAAACTGCTAGGCCTCAAGCAAGGCGAGGTCGCGGCCCAGGCGGGTGTCACGGCGGAATCCCTGTCGCGCTTCGAGCGTGGCCGGTCGGCCGAATTCGGCTCACGCAAGCTGCTGGCCGTGCTGGCCGTGCTGGGGGCTGAGCTGGACATCGTTGTGCAAGGCCAGGCCGGCAACCTGGACGAACTGCGCCGCGAGCGCGCGCAGACCCCGGCCCCCCGCGCGGCCAGCGCCCCCGGGACCTTCAATACATCGGAGAGCCGGTGA
- a CDS encoding methyl-accepting chemotaxis protein has protein sequence MQLDNIRVSRKLWGAFLLLMLVMLVISGFQQYRANASMGGAMDSVVEIEERISAAVRWRGATETAVNMVMGAAVTTDAVLAQQYDAKVKEIIGNINKVQEDIVARAAAPEEKAALDKVLAERKVVLAATAKAWELKGAGDAVATQQFADNEFAPMVARYLKAQDDFVVILQKRRDEIRAEATQRRVAYAVQGLAASAVLIVIMLLLAWKLVRSITVPLDEAVATLDAVAAGDLTRELHSTRKDEFGHMLRSLSAMTQRLRGVVSEVRSGVDSVSSASIEIANGNHDLSARTEQTASNLEETAASMEQLTATVSQSADTARQANQLAGTAAQAAARGGEVVGQVVTSMQQITESSRKISDIIGVIDGIAFQTNILALNAAVEAARAGEQGRGFAVVASEVRSLAGRSAEAAKEIKRLISASVENVESGSAQVTQAGQTMGEIVSSVQRVSDLIGEITASATEQRDGIAQVNQAVTHLDQMTQQNAALVEESTAAAASMRDQAQRLAEVVSVFNVGAVAVRAPTAPRPAPAPAAPRPAPAARTALGNKPPASRAPAAARLGSSAAPTPASTAPAPRAAAKGSDEDWESF, from the coding sequence ATGCAACTCGACAATATCCGCGTCTCCCGCAAGCTGTGGGGGGCGTTTTTGCTGCTGATGCTGGTCATGCTGGTGATCTCCGGCTTTCAGCAGTACCGCGCCAACGCCTCCATGGGCGGCGCCATGGACAGCGTGGTCGAGATTGAAGAGCGGATCTCCGCCGCCGTGCGCTGGCGCGGCGCCACCGAAACCGCCGTCAACATGGTGATGGGCGCTGCCGTCACCACCGACGCGGTACTGGCCCAGCAGTACGACGCCAAGGTCAAGGAGATCATTGGCAACATCAACAAGGTCCAGGAGGACATCGTGGCCCGTGCCGCGGCGCCCGAGGAAAAGGCCGCGCTCGACAAGGTGTTGGCCGAGCGCAAGGTGGTGCTGGCCGCCACCGCCAAGGCCTGGGAGCTCAAGGGTGCAGGCGACGCCGTGGCCACCCAGCAGTTTGCCGACAATGAATTTGCCCCCATGGTGGCGCGCTACCTCAAGGCACAGGACGACTTTGTCGTCATCCTGCAAAAGCGCCGCGACGAGATCCGTGCCGAAGCCACCCAGCGCCGCGTGGCCTACGCCGTCCAGGGCCTGGCGGCATCGGCCGTGCTGATCGTGATCATGCTGCTGCTGGCCTGGAAGCTGGTGCGCTCCATCACCGTGCCGCTGGATGAAGCAGTGGCCACCCTGGACGCCGTCGCTGCGGGCGATCTGACGCGTGAGCTGCACTCCACCCGCAAGGACGAGTTCGGCCACATGCTGCGCTCGCTGTCGGCCATGACGCAGCGGCTGCGCGGCGTGGTGAGCGAAGTGCGCTCGGGCGTGGATTCGGTGTCCTCCGCGTCGATAGAAATCGCCAACGGCAACCACGACCTTTCGGCGCGCACCGAACAGACTGCCTCCAACCTCGAAGAAACCGCCGCCAGCATGGAGCAGTTGACGGCCACCGTGAGCCAGTCGGCCGACACGGCGCGCCAGGCCAACCAGCTGGCGGGCACCGCTGCGCAGGCAGCAGCCCGGGGCGGCGAGGTGGTGGGCCAGGTGGTGACCAGCATGCAGCAGATCACCGAGAGCTCGCGCAAGATCAGCGACATCATCGGCGTGATCGATGGCATTGCCTTCCAGACCAACATCCTGGCGCTGAACGCCGCGGTGGAAGCCGCCCGCGCAGGCGAGCAGGGCCGGGGTTTTGCCGTGGTGGCCAGCGAGGTGCGCAGCCTGGCCGGGCGCAGCGCCGAGGCCGCCAAGGAGATCAAGCGGCTCATCAGCGCCTCGGTGGAGAACGTCGAGTCCGGCTCGGCCCAGGTTACCCAGGCCGGGCAGACCATGGGCGAGATCGTCTCCAGCGTGCAGCGGGTGAGCGACCTCATCGGCGAAATCACTGCATCGGCCACCGAGCAGCGCGACGGCATCGCCCAGGTCAACCAGGCCGTGACGCACCTGGACCAGATGACCCAGCAAAACGCCGCGCTGGTGGAGGAATCCACCGCCGCCGCCGCCTCCATGCGCGACCAGGCGCAGCGTCTGGCCGAGGTGGTGTCGGTGTTCAACGTAGGCGCGGTGGCCGTGCGCGCCCCCACTGCACCCCGCCCGGCACCGGCACCCGCTGCGCCCCGGCCAGCACCCGCAGCCCGCACGGCGCTGGGCAACAAGCCCCCAGCCTCCAGGGCTCCAGCAGCCGCGCGCCTGGGGTCCAGCGCCGCGCCGACCCCCGCATCCACCGCGCCCGCCCCACGCGCTGCCGCCAAGGGCAGCGATGAAGACTGGGAAAGCTTCTGA
- a CDS encoding 3',5'-nucleoside bisphosphate phosphatase, protein MTSILNADLHCHSVVSDGTLTPEDLAARAKANGVELWALTDHDEIGGQHRAAAAARAQGMAYLTGVEISVTFADTTVHIVGLGFDPDNPQLAQGLAATRGGRGERAKDMADQLAQVGIQGAYEGALQFVGNPALISRTHFARFLVETGVCKETSEVFRKYLTEGKPGYVPHRWAALGDAVRWITEAGGMAVIAHPARYKFSANEEYALFSEFKQHGGRGVEVVTGSHSAAEYVTYAAMAKEFDLAASRGSDFHSPDESHTDLGTLPPLPGALTPVWELLADRICHPVA, encoded by the coding sequence GTGACATCCATACTGAACGCCGACCTGCACTGCCATTCCGTGGTATCCGACGGAACCCTGACCCCGGAGGACCTGGCCGCACGCGCAAAGGCCAACGGGGTGGAGCTGTGGGCCCTGACCGACCACGACGAGATCGGCGGCCAGCACCGCGCCGCGGCTGCGGCCCGTGCACAGGGCATGGCCTACCTCACCGGCGTCGAAATCTCCGTCACGTTTGCCGACACCACCGTCCACATCGTGGGCCTGGGGTTTGACCCCGACAACCCGCAGCTGGCCCAGGGGCTGGCTGCTACCCGCGGGGGGCGGGGGGAGCGCGCCAAAGACATGGCCGATCAGCTGGCCCAGGTGGGTATCCAGGGCGCCTACGAAGGCGCGCTGCAGTTTGTGGGGAATCCGGCGCTGATCTCGCGCACGCACTTTGCGCGGTTTCTGGTGGAAACGGGCGTGTGCAAAGAAACCTCGGAGGTGTTTCGCAAATACCTCACCGAGGGCAAGCCCGGCTATGTGCCGCACCGCTGGGCCGCCCTGGGTGATGCGGTGCGCTGGATCACCGAAGCCGGTGGCATGGCCGTGATTGCGCATCCGGCGCGCTACAAGTTCAGCGCCAACGAGGAATACGCGCTGTTTTCCGAGTTCAAGCAGCACGGCGGACGCGGGGTGGAGGTGGTCACCGGCAGCCACAGCGCGGCCGAATACGTGACCTACGCCGCCATGGCCAAAGAATTTGACCTGGCCGCCTCGCGTGGCAGCGACTTTCACAGCCCCGACGAATCGCACACCGACCTGGGCACCTTGCCGCCTTTGCCCGGTGCTCTCACCCCCGTGTGGGAACTGCTGGCCGATCGTATTTGCCACCCTGTGGCCTGA
- a CDS encoding L-threonylcarbamoyladenylate synthase — MAQYFEVHPDNPQPRLLKQGAMLLQKGGILAVPTDSSYALVCHLDDKDAVDRMRRIRQVDDKHHLTLLCRDLSELANYARVDNRQYRLLKLGTPGPYTFILEATKEVPRRVSHPSRKTIGLRVPDRKGLQLLLELHGAPLLATTLIPAGETEPLNDPQEIRDRYEKLLDAIVDAGACPLEPTTVVDLTPMGAGGDPEVIREGRGSVQALGL, encoded by the coding sequence ATGGCCCAGTATTTCGAAGTTCACCCCGACAACCCGCAGCCTCGCCTGCTCAAGCAGGGCGCCATGCTGCTGCAAAAGGGCGGCATTCTGGCCGTGCCCACCGACTCCAGCTACGCCCTGGTGTGCCACCTGGACGACAAGGACGCAGTGGACCGCATGCGCCGCATCCGCCAGGTGGACGACAAACACCACCTGACCCTGCTGTGCCGCGACCTGTCGGAGCTGGCCAACTACGCGCGCGTGGACAACCGGCAGTACCGGCTGCTCAAGCTGGGTACGCCCGGCCCCTACACCTTCATCCTCGAAGCGACCAAGGAAGTGCCGCGCCGGGTGAGCCACCCGTCGCGCAAGACCATTGGCCTGCGCGTGCCCGACCGCAAGGGTCTGCAGTTGCTGCTGGAACTGCACGGCGCCCCGCTGCTGGCCACCACGCTGATCCCGGCCGGCGAGACCGAGCCCCTGAACGACCCGCAAGAGATCCGCGACCGCTACGAGAAGCTGCTGGACGCCATCGTGGACGCGGGCGCCTGCCCGCTGGAGCCCACCACCGTGGTGGACCTGACGCCCATGGGCGCGGGCGGCGACCCTGAAGTGATCCGCGAAGGCCGCGGCAGCGTGCAGGCCCTGGGGCTTTGA
- a CDS encoding site-2 protease family protein: MENIIQTVLIYALPVLFAITVHEAAHGYAARHFGDNTAYMMGRITLNPIKHIDPIGTILMPLMLYFATSGAFLFGYAKPVPVNFGNLRNPKKHMVWVALAGPASNFVQAIGWAILLVALVGSGVEERFFIEMARAGVLVNLVMWAFNLFPLPPLDGGRILVGLLPWKQAHLVSRIEPYGFFIVLGLVVAGVLGSLWLRPLMSLGYTTINLLLTPLTSLLR, encoded by the coding sequence GTGGAAAACATCATCCAAACCGTTCTGATCTACGCCCTGCCGGTGCTGTTTGCCATCACCGTGCACGAGGCAGCCCATGGCTACGCCGCGCGCCACTTTGGCGACAACACCGCGTACATGATGGGCCGCATCACCCTGAACCCCATCAAGCACATCGACCCCATCGGCACCATCCTGATGCCGCTGATGCTGTACTTCGCCACCTCGGGCGCCTTCCTTTTTGGTTATGCCAAGCCGGTGCCGGTCAACTTCGGCAACCTGCGCAACCCCAAGAAACACATGGTGTGGGTGGCCTTGGCGGGCCCGGCGTCCAACTTTGTCCAGGCGATTGGCTGGGCGATCTTGCTGGTGGCGCTGGTGGGCTCGGGCGTGGAAGAGCGCTTTTTCATCGAGATGGCGCGCGCCGGTGTGCTGGTCAATCTGGTGATGTGGGCCTTCAACCTGTTTCCGCTGCCGCCGCTCGATGGCGGGCGCATCCTGGTCGGCCTGCTGCCCTGGAAGCAGGCCCACCTGGTCTCGCGCATCGAGCCCTACGGTTTTTTCATCGTGCTGGGCCTGGTGGTGGCCGGGGTGCTGGGCTCGCTGTGGCTGCGCCCATTGATGTCGCTGGGTTACACCACCATCAACCTGCTGCTGACGCCGCTCACATCGCTCCTGCGCTGA
- a CDS encoding tryptophan--tRNA ligase, with protein sequence MSITRYLTGITTTGTPHLGNFVGSIRPSVAASLTPGVQSFYFLADYHALIKCEDPVRIQRSTLEIAASWLAAGLNPEHVTFYRQSDIPEIPELTWLLTCVTGKGVLNRAHAYKASVDKNIAAGREQDDGVTAGLFMYPVLMGADILMFKAHKVPVGRDQIQHIEMARDMAASFNHLYGEHFVLPEAAIDEHVATLPGLDGRKMSKSYDNTIPLFSSREQLKKLIGGILTDSRAPGEAKEVEGSALFQIYQAFATPEETAALRQAYADGIAWGDAKNTLFERVDQVIAPMRAQYEELIHNPARIEQTLLAGAERARALATPFLRELRAAVGLRSLVQGAAAAKPAKAAKAALPSFKQYREADGKFYFKLVDADGRLLLQSTGFEAPKEAGQAIARLQREGLRALAGQLALAAGVAEADVAAALAALAAAAD encoded by the coding sequence ATGAGCATTACGCGCTACCTCACCGGCATCACCACCACGGGCACGCCCCATCTGGGCAACTTTGTGGGCTCCATCCGCCCTTCGGTGGCGGCCAGCCTCACTCCGGGCGTGCAGAGTTTTTACTTTCTGGCCGACTACCACGCGCTCATCAAGTGCGAAGACCCGGTGCGCATACAGCGCTCCACGCTGGAAATTGCGGCCAGCTGGCTGGCCGCAGGGCTGAACCCCGAGCACGTCACGTTCTACCGCCAGTCCGACATCCCCGAAATCCCCGAGCTGACCTGGCTCTTGACCTGCGTGACCGGCAAGGGCGTGCTCAACCGCGCGCACGCCTACAAGGCCAGTGTGGACAAGAACATCGCCGCCGGGCGCGAGCAGGACGACGGCGTGACCGCAGGCCTGTTCATGTACCCGGTGCTCATGGGCGCGGACATTTTGATGTTCAAGGCGCACAAGGTGCCGGTGGGCCGCGACCAGATCCAGCACATCGAGATGGCACGCGACATGGCCGCCAGCTTCAACCACCTTTATGGCGAGCACTTTGTGCTGCCCGAGGCCGCCATTGACGAGCACGTGGCCACCCTGCCGGGGCTCGATGGCCGCAAGATGAGCAAAAGCTACGACAACACCATCCCACTGTTCAGCTCGCGCGAGCAGCTGAAAAAACTGATCGGCGGCATCCTGACCGACTCGCGCGCGCCCGGTGAGGCGAAGGAGGTGGAAGGCTCGGCCCTGTTCCAGATCTACCAGGCTTTTGCCACCCCCGAAGAGACAGCCGCCCTGCGCCAGGCCTATGCCGACGGCATCGCCTGGGGCGATGCCAAGAACACCCTGTTCGAGCGCGTAGACCAGGTGATTGCGCCCATGCGCGCGCAGTACGAAGAGCTCATCCACAACCCCGCCCGCATCGAGCAGACCCTGCTGGCGGGCGCCGAGCGCGCCCGCGCGCTGGCCACGCCCTTCCTCCGCGAACTGCGCGCCGCCGTGGGCCTGCGCAGCCTGGTGCAGGGCGCGGCGGCTGCCAAGCCGGCCAAAGCGGCCAAAGCCGCGTTGCCGTCCTTCAAGCAATACCGCGAGGCCGACGGCAAGTTCTACTTCAAGCTGGTGGACGCCGACGGCCGCCTGCTGCTGCAAAGCACCGGGTTTGAAGCCCCCAAGGAAGCAGGCCAGGCCATTGCGCGGCTGCAACGCGAAGGCCTGCGTGCGCTGGCGGGGCAACTGGCACTTGCAGCCGGCGTGGCCGAAGCGGATGTGGCAGCGGCGCTGGCGGCACTGGCCGCTGCGGCAGATTGA